The following proteins are encoded in a genomic region of Thioclava nitratireducens:
- the dctP gene encoding TRAP transporter substrate-binding protein DctP, translating to MKHYFLSAATAAIVAVAGPAMAKELKLSDVRPADATINKELAAFADDVKTGTNGDVTIKLFPSSELGNYTTVQQRVSVGAVDMAVQPAATDADRRMQISSFPYLAQNWAQAKAIYGPGGIIRDTMAELYQKQDITMLAAYPVYFGGIALNREAVSPGQPDVKKGIKVRVPGIKSFQLLGEALGYIPAPIPFSDAFTAVQTGVVDGVIGSGAEGYYASFRDVTKTYIPANTHFEVWYMIISNETLNALSPEDQSALKDAAKQFEATRWGVAQEDQGKNEQKLADAGASIVKLSDDQLAAMAKKVRAEVWPVILNDIGKDWGNGILKQAESAQGTN from the coding sequence ATGAAACATTATTTTCTAAGCGCCGCCACTGCCGCCATCGTGGCCGTTGCGGGACCCGCTATGGCGAAGGAGCTCAAGCTGAGCGACGTGCGCCCGGCTGACGCTACGATCAACAAAGAGCTTGCCGCCTTTGCGGATGATGTGAAAACGGGCACCAACGGCGACGTAACCATCAAGCTCTTCCCGTCTTCTGAACTGGGGAACTACACCACTGTGCAGCAGCGGGTCTCGGTCGGCGCAGTCGATATGGCTGTTCAACCTGCCGCGACCGATGCCGATCGGCGGATGCAGATCAGTTCGTTCCCCTATTTGGCCCAAAACTGGGCGCAGGCCAAAGCGATTTACGGGCCCGGTGGGATCATTCGCGACACCATGGCGGAGCTTTACCAGAAGCAAGACATCACAATGCTCGCGGCTTACCCGGTCTATTTCGGTGGGATCGCACTCAACCGAGAGGCGGTGTCGCCTGGCCAACCGGACGTCAAGAAGGGCATCAAGGTTCGCGTTCCCGGCATCAAGAGTTTTCAGCTTCTTGGTGAAGCCCTTGGCTACATCCCTGCGCCGATCCCGTTCTCGGACGCTTTCACTGCCGTTCAGACCGGGGTCGTTGACGGCGTGATTGGTTCGGGGGCCGAGGGCTACTACGCATCGTTTCGTGACGTGACGAAGACTTACATCCCGGCCAATACCCATTTCGAGGTCTGGTATATGATTATTTCGAATGAGACGCTGAACGCGCTTTCGCCCGAGGATCAGTCAGCTCTCAAAGATGCAGCGAAGCAATTCGAAGCGACCCGCTGGGGCGTGGCCCAAGAGGATCAGGGCAAAAACGAACAGAAGCTCGCGGATGCGGGTGCCTCGATTGTCAAACTCTCCGATGACCAGCTCGCCGCGATGGCCAAGAAGGTGCGCGCCGAGGTCTGGCCGGTGATCCTGAACGATATCGGTAAGGATTGGGGCAATGGGATACTGAAACAGGCGGAGTCCGCACAAGGCACCAACTGA
- a CDS encoding NAD(P)/FAD-dependent oxidoreductase, producing the protein MDADYAIIGGGVVGLSVAYGLTRRGLKVIVIDGEDDAYRASRGNFGLVWVQSKGIGAPHYARWSQRSAAAWGDFAKELAAETGHDLSLQQDGGYDFHLSEESLAAKVAQYEALKAELGGDYPFEVLGHNALKREEPAIGPKVAGAILHHQDGHVNPLLLLRGLADAVRRAGATVIIGDRVSRVEEGFRLTLASGRRIDAGKVVLSAGLGAQTLGPALGFRAPIRPQRGQVLITEKLPKLMNRPSGIIRQVNEGGIQIGDSKEEVGFDDHVTVETMSTIAQRAVTVMPALSRAQLVRSWGALRVMTPDGLPIYQKSETMPGAAMITCHSGITLAAAHARFLPAWLEEDADAPDLEKFSEKRFAV; encoded by the coding sequence ATGGATGCGGATTACGCAATCATAGGCGGCGGCGTCGTCGGCCTGTCGGTGGCTTATGGCCTGACGCGACGCGGTCTGAAGGTCATTGTCATAGACGGTGAAGACGACGCTTACAGGGCGAGCCGAGGGAATTTCGGACTTGTTTGGGTCCAGTCCAAAGGTATCGGCGCGCCGCACTACGCCCGTTGGTCGCAGCGGTCCGCTGCCGCATGGGGCGATTTCGCCAAGGAGCTTGCGGCGGAGACCGGTCACGATCTCAGCTTGCAGCAAGACGGTGGCTATGACTTCCATCTGAGCGAAGAGAGCCTGGCCGCGAAGGTCGCGCAATATGAGGCGCTCAAGGCCGAGCTCGGTGGCGACTATCCATTCGAAGTCCTCGGCCACAATGCACTCAAGCGCGAAGAACCTGCGATCGGCCCGAAAGTAGCCGGCGCAATCCTTCACCATCAAGATGGTCATGTGAACCCGCTGCTGCTGTTGCGCGGTCTCGCAGATGCCGTGCGAAGGGCTGGTGCGACGGTCATCATCGGGGACCGAGTTTCACGGGTCGAAGAAGGATTTCGGCTCACGCTCGCTTCGGGTCGTCGCATTGATGCCGGCAAGGTTGTCCTGAGCGCCGGCTTGGGGGCGCAAACGCTTGGACCCGCGTTGGGTTTTCGCGCTCCGATCCGGCCGCAACGCGGACAGGTTCTGATCACTGAGAAGCTTCCGAAACTGATGAACAGACCCTCGGGTATCATCCGACAAGTGAACGAGGGCGGCATTCAGATCGGAGATAGCAAGGAAGAAGTGGGCTTCGATGATCATGTGACCGTCGAGACGATGTCGACAATCGCGCAGCGGGCGGTGACCGTCATGCCCGCGCTTTCCCGAGCGCAGCTTGTGCGCAGTTGGGGGGCGCTGCGTGTGATGACCCCCGATGGGCTTCCGATCTATCAGAAATCCGAAACGATGCCCGGAGCAGCGATGATCACATGCCATTCCGGCATCACACTCGCAGCAGCACATGCGCGCTTCCTGCCTGCTTGGCTCGAAGAGGATGCGGATGCCCCAGACTTGGAGAAGTTCAGTGAAAAACGCTTCGCTGTTTGA
- a CDS encoding (2Fe-2S)-binding protein, with amino-acid sequence MKNASLFEPITEGNCPRVRVTFDGQDYDLPEGVSLAAGLLSVGRLSLRNTPVSGAARGPFCMMGACFDCLVEIDGVIRQACMIEVCDGLVASPAGRKEDD; translated from the coding sequence GTGAAAAACGCTTCGCTGTTTGAGCCGATTACCGAAGGCAACTGCCCGCGGGTCCGGGTGACCTTCGATGGGCAGGATTACGACCTGCCAGAGGGCGTGTCGCTTGCGGCTGGGCTGCTTTCCGTGGGTCGTCTCAGTCTCCGAAATACCCCGGTCTCCGGCGCCGCACGCGGCCCGTTCTGCATGATGGGCGCCTGTTTCGATTGTCTCGTCGAAATCGATGGCGTGATCCGTCAGGCGTGCATGATCGAGGTGTGCGATGGGCTCGTTGCCAGCCCTGCCGGGCGGAAGGAGGACGATTGA
- a CDS encoding NAD(P)/FAD-dependent oxidoreductase — protein sequence METYDLAVIGAGPAGLAAAAEASAAGLSVVLLDEQPRPGGQIYREVDRAASVRGAILGKDYTHGLSLTGATQAENVTYMSRTTVWDMTPEGVLSFTRNGAAGSLRFERLLIATGALERPMPVPGWTLPGVMAAGAAQILLKQSGLVSRRAVLAGSGPLLYLVAAQMVRAGSPPLALLETQGQPYSALRYAPRALMGWRVLGKGMRLLAELRRAGVPRYRGVRAISIEGEGQVNKVRFEEKGRTREISCDTVFLHHGVVPNVQASRALRLDHDWCEAQACFQPRLDDWGRSSARNIFIAGDGAGIGGAIAAEHAGRLTALEIARDLGAIEVVDRDRRAAPIRRALLAERAVRPFLDAAFPPYSEAIADDTIICRCEEVTAGAIRRAASLGCAGPNQSKAFNRAGMGPCQGRYCGLTVSKLLAEVNGASVEATGYYRLRPPIKPVTLGEIAQMTHPNEPEKTG from the coding sequence ATGGAGACATACGATCTAGCCGTTATCGGCGCTGGGCCAGCCGGGCTCGCTGCCGCAGCAGAGGCAAGTGCCGCAGGGTTGAGTGTCGTGCTTCTCGACGAACAGCCGCGGCCCGGCGGCCAGATTTATAGAGAGGTCGATCGTGCCGCATCCGTGCGCGGAGCAATCCTAGGCAAGGACTACACGCACGGACTCAGCCTGACAGGTGCCACGCAAGCCGAAAACGTCACGTATATGTCCCGCACGACGGTTTGGGACATGACCCCAGAGGGCGTGCTGAGCTTTACCCGCAACGGGGCGGCAGGCTCTCTACGCTTCGAGCGGTTGCTGATCGCCACCGGCGCCCTTGAGCGTCCGATGCCCGTGCCTGGCTGGACTTTGCCCGGCGTAATGGCTGCGGGCGCGGCTCAGATCCTGCTCAAGCAGTCCGGCCTCGTTTCACGTCGTGCTGTGCTCGCGGGATCGGGCCCGCTACTCTACCTAGTGGCTGCGCAGATGGTGCGCGCTGGATCTCCGCCGCTGGCTCTCCTTGAAACGCAGGGACAGCCGTATTCTGCACTTCGATATGCGCCGCGCGCACTCATGGGCTGGCGTGTCCTCGGCAAGGGAATGAGGCTTTTGGCAGAGTTGCGCCGCGCCGGCGTTCCCCGCTACCGCGGCGTGCGCGCCATCTCGATCGAAGGCGAAGGGCAGGTGAATAAGGTTCGGTTCGAGGAAAAAGGACGAACACGAGAGATTTCCTGCGATACAGTCTTCCTGCATCATGGCGTCGTTCCAAACGTCCAGGCGAGCCGGGCTTTGCGGCTCGATCATGACTGGTGCGAGGCGCAGGCTTGTTTCCAACCGCGCCTCGACGACTGGGGGCGCTCGAGCGCGCGAAACATTTTCATTGCCGGCGACGGGGCGGGGATCGGGGGCGCGATTGCCGCTGAACACGCGGGCAGGCTCACGGCGCTCGAAATTGCACGAGATCTTGGCGCGATCGAAGTCGTCGATCGGGATCGACGCGCGGCGCCGATCCGTAGGGCACTCTTGGCAGAGCGCGCGGTGCGCCCTTTCCTCGATGCTGCTTTTCCACCCTATTCCGAAGCGATTGCGGACGACACCATCATATGTCGCTGCGAAGAAGTCACAGCTGGTGCCATCCGTCGAGCGGCCTCGCTCGGATGCGCCGGCCCCAACCAGTCCAAAGCTTTCAATCGAGCGGGTATGGGCCCGTGCCAAGGGCGTTATTGCGGTCTCACCGTGAGCAAGCTTCTCGCAGAGGTGAATGGCGCTTCTGTGGAAGCGACCGGGTATTATCGACTGCGACCGCCTATCAAGCCAGTGACCCTCGGAGAAATCGCGCAGATGACACACCCCAATGAACCGGAGAAAACAGGATGA
- a CDS encoding RidA family protein: MIDRIETGARMSKIVRHNGVAYLCGQVGAGADVAEQTRDCLSRVDALLSRAGSSRDRMLQVIIWLADMADFDAMNAVWDEWVPEGAAPARACGEAKLARSELKVEIIVTAACAK, encoded by the coding sequence ATGATTGACCGCATTGAGACGGGGGCGCGCATGAGCAAAATCGTGCGCCACAATGGCGTTGCTTATTTGTGCGGGCAGGTGGGTGCCGGCGCCGACGTGGCAGAACAAACCCGAGATTGTCTTTCCAGAGTTGATGCCCTTCTTTCTCGCGCCGGCTCGTCGCGTGACCGGATGCTGCAAGTGATCATCTGGCTGGCCGACATGGCCGATTTCGATGCGATGAATGCAGTTTGGGACGAATGGGTGCCGGAGGGGGCGGCCCCCGCACGCGCGTGCGGTGAAGCCAAGCTGGCACGCTCGGAGCTGAAAGTGGAAATCATCGTCACGGCGGCATGCGCCAAATGA
- a CDS encoding ABC1 kinase family protein → MTDRSRRVPKTRLTRFAAFGQMAGGIAAGALGEGARKLAKGERPQFSDLILTPANARRVTDQLARLRGAAMKLGQMISLDAGDVLPPELTEILARLREAANVMPPKQLDRVLAAQWGPDWRRKFARFETRPIAAASIGQVHRAVLHSGRELAVKVQYPGVATSIDADIDNVAALLRYSGLLPAGLDIRPLLAEAKRQLHEEADYLREAEQMRRYRTLMEEDPRFVIPEPIEELLRPTILPMDFVAGAPIETLAEADQATRDEVTSALLALVLRELFEFGYMQTDPNFGNFRWQKEQGRIVLLDFGAARSIPPETTAAYRRLLRAGLDEDPAKLRMALLEIGFVSEAQLTRHGGTFDEMIEILLAHVARSRPEGALFDFSDRSFVEALRERAAPIMADRANWHLPPAQTLFVQRKISGTALLSVRMRAQMPLIEMVRPYAGGSLRGSMSASDINTATRPPRS, encoded by the coding sequence ATGACCGACCGTTCGCGCCGAGTTCCCAAGACGCGCCTCACGCGGTTCGCCGCCTTCGGTCAGATGGCGGGCGGGATCGCGGCGGGAGCGTTGGGCGAAGGGGCGCGCAAACTGGCCAAGGGCGAGCGGCCGCAGTTTTCCGACCTTATTCTGACACCCGCAAACGCGCGCCGCGTCACCGATCAACTGGCGCGGCTGCGCGGGGCCGCGATGAAACTCGGGCAGATGATTTCGCTCGATGCAGGCGATGTTCTACCGCCCGAGTTGACCGAAATCCTTGCGCGGCTGCGCGAGGCGGCGAATGTGATGCCGCCCAAACAGCTGGATCGGGTTCTGGCGGCACAATGGGGGCCGGACTGGCGCAGAAAATTCGCGCGTTTCGAGACGCGCCCGATTGCGGCAGCCTCGATAGGCCAGGTGCATCGGGCAGTGCTCCATTCGGGGCGCGAGCTGGCGGTGAAGGTGCAATATCCCGGCGTCGCGACGAGCATCGACGCCGATATCGACAATGTCGCGGCGCTGCTGCGCTATTCGGGGCTCCTGCCGGCCGGGCTCGATATCCGGCCGCTTCTGGCCGAGGCGAAGCGGCAGCTTCATGAGGAGGCCGATTACCTCCGCGAGGCGGAGCAGATGCGCCGCTACCGCACCCTGATGGAGGAAGACCCGCGCTTCGTGATCCCCGAACCGATCGAAGAGCTACTCCGCCCGACGATCCTGCCAATGGATTTCGTCGCAGGCGCCCCGATCGAAACCCTGGCCGAGGCCGATCAGGCGACGCGCGACGAGGTGACCTCGGCGCTGCTCGCATTGGTCCTGCGTGAGCTGTTTGAATTCGGCTACATGCAGACCGATCCGAATTTCGGCAATTTCCGCTGGCAGAAAGAGCAGGGCCGGATCGTGCTGCTGGATTTCGGTGCCGCCCGGTCGATCCCGCCCGAGACGACAGCCGCCTACCGGCGCTTGCTGCGCGCGGGGCTCGACGAAGACCCGGCAAAGCTGCGCATGGCCCTTCTGGAGATTGGTTTCGTGTCTGAGGCACAGCTGACCCGGCACGGTGGCACCTTCGACGAGATGATCGAAATTTTACTCGCGCATGTCGCGCGAAGCCGGCCCGAGGGGGCGCTCTTCGACTTCTCCGACCGCAGTTTCGTCGAGGCGTTGCGCGAACGCGCGGCCCCGATCATGGCGGATCGGGCGAACTGGCATCTGCCACCCGCGCAAACCCTGTTCGTGCAACGCAAGATCAGCGGCACCGCGCTTCTTAGTGTGCGGATGCGCGCCCAAATGCCCTTGATCGAAATGGTCCGCCCCTATGCCGGGGGTAGCCTGCGCGGTTCCATGAGCGCTTCAGACATAAACACGGCAACACGCCCGCCTAGATCTTGA
- a CDS encoding ion transporter — protein MTLRDRIAMTLDTSTFRNTITGVILFNALLLGLETSERAMALAGDLIRLLDMLCLSVFVIEIGLKLFVQRLGFFRSGWNLFDFTIVGVSLLPGAQVFSVLRALRVLRLLRIISVAPRLRRVVEGLINALPGMGSVFLLMGIIFYIASVMATKLFGTSFPDWFGSLGQSAYSLFQIMTLESWSMGIVRPVMETHPLAWAFFVPFIMVTTFAVVNLLVGLIVNSMQDAHSEEETTRTDAYRDEVLLRLEAIEQRIGDLREAAPPRE, from the coding sequence ATGACTTTGCGCGACCGGATCGCGATGACGCTCGACACGTCGACTTTTAGGAACACGATCACGGGCGTGATCCTGTTCAACGCGTTGCTTCTTGGACTGGAGACTTCAGAACGCGCGATGGCCCTCGCTGGCGATCTGATCCGGCTCCTCGATATGCTATGCCTGTCGGTCTTCGTGATCGAGATCGGGCTGAAGCTGTTTGTGCAGCGACTGGGCTTCTTCCGCTCTGGCTGGAACCTCTTTGATTTCACCATCGTCGGCGTGTCGCTTCTGCCCGGCGCACAGGTCTTCAGTGTGCTGCGGGCGCTGCGCGTGTTGCGTCTGCTGCGCATCATTTCGGTCGCGCCGCGCCTGCGCAGGGTGGTCGAGGGGCTGATCAATGCGCTGCCGGGCATGGGCAGCGTATTCCTGCTGATGGGCATCATCTTCTACATCGCGAGCGTCATGGCGACGAAACTCTTCGGCACGAGCTTTCCGGACTGGTTCGGCTCGCTCGGACAATCGGCCTATTCGCTGTTCCAGATCATGACGCTCGAGAGCTGGTCGATGGGCATTGTGCGCCCGGTGATGGAAACCCACCCTCTGGCTTGGGCATTCTTCGTGCCCTTCATCATGGTCACGACCTTCGCGGTGGTGAACCTTCTGGTGGGCCTGATCGTGAACTCGATGCAGGATGCCCATTCCGAAGAGGAGACCACGCGCACCGACGCTTATCGCGACGAGGTGCTGCTGCGGCTCGAGGCGATCGAACAGCGGATCGGCGATCTGCGCGAGGCGGCTCCGCCCCGCGAGTGA
- a CDS encoding FadR/GntR family transcriptional regulator: MDFTNDKSPVTQTVARQLQEMIRTGALKKDERLPSQRVLSEQLGVSRASLREALLTLETIGLVRTYPARGTFVTGAQTGKPAAMDQWRFEEQYSILDVFQSRLLIEAELCRLAAPHVTPEIADELRRATEEFEQAWRKEDLVTHVEADLTFHNIIAQTCPNAMLRRLHQSVRDLLTETQRVPIPNTEVGRMNASIKEHRAILEALTRQNANDAADAMREHIRNTALCAGVEI; the protein is encoded by the coding sequence ATGGATTTCACGAACGACAAAAGCCCCGTCACCCAGACGGTCGCGCGCCAGCTGCAAGAAATGATCCGCACCGGAGCGCTGAAAAAAGACGAGCGCTTGCCCTCGCAGCGCGTGCTGTCAGAACAGCTGGGCGTGTCGCGCGCATCCCTTCGCGAAGCCCTGCTGACGCTGGAAACGATCGGTCTTGTGCGCACCTACCCCGCTCGCGGCACTTTCGTGACCGGCGCTCAGACAGGCAAGCCCGCCGCGATGGATCAGTGGCGTTTCGAGGAGCAGTATTCCATCCTCGACGTCTTCCAGTCTCGCCTTCTGATCGAAGCGGAACTCTGCCGCCTCGCCGCCCCCCACGTGACGCCCGAGATTGCGGACGAACTGCGGCGTGCGACGGAGGAATTCGAGCAGGCATGGCGCAAGGAAGATCTCGTGACCCATGTCGAAGCCGATCTCACCTTCCACAATATCATCGCGCAAACCTGCCCCAACGCCATGCTGCGCCGCCTTCACCAATCCGTGCGCGACCTTCTCACCGAGACCCAGCGCGTGCCAATCCCGAATACCGAAGTCGGCCGCATGAACGCCTCGATCAAAGAACACAGGGCGATCCTGGAAGCCCTCACGCGGCAGAATGCGAACGATGCCGCGGATGCGATGCGAGAGCATATCCGCAATACTGCGCTGTGTGCCGGCGTAGAGATTTGA
- a CDS encoding ABC transporter substrate-binding protein — MSGKFGKIAAMAFVAVTALGTSAWAETLTVGANIGNVPWEFQDETGKNVGFEVDLVDAVAAKLGRDVEIVNIPFNGLFSAVQSGRIDAAISSITITDERLKSVSFAQPYYDSDQSLTALASGPQSLDEMKGKIVGVDTGSTGDMWATEHNAEYGFSEIKRYEGLAPAMLDLTAGRIDGYISDIPALLYYVKDKPQLKVVQRIATGEKYSMMFAKDAPLASEVNDIITELKKDGTIAKLHEKWFGVAPEADTSTVTVMDMPSLK, encoded by the coding sequence ATGTCTGGAAAATTTGGAAAGATCGCCGCGATGGCCTTCGTTGCAGTGACTGCCCTCGGGACGAGCGCCTGGGCGGAGACGCTCACCGTCGGCGCCAATATCGGGAACGTGCCGTGGGAGTTTCAGGACGAGACGGGCAAGAACGTCGGCTTCGAGGTCGATCTGGTCGATGCGGTCGCCGCAAAACTCGGGCGCGACGTCGAAATCGTGAACATCCCCTTCAACGGTCTCTTCTCGGCCGTGCAGTCGGGCCGGATCGATGCGGCGATCTCGTCGATCACCATCACCGACGAGCGCCTGAAATCGGTCTCCTTCGCGCAGCCCTATTACGATAGCGACCAGTCGCTGACCGCGCTCGCGAGCGGGCCGCAATCGCTCGACGAGATGAAGGGCAAGATCGTCGGTGTCGACACTGGCTCTACCGGCGACATGTGGGCGACCGAGCATAACGCAGAATACGGCTTCTCCGAGATCAAGCGCTATGAGGGTCTGGCGCCTGCGATGCTCGACCTCACGGCGGGGCGGATCGACGGCTACATCTCCGATATTCCGGCGCTTCTCTACTACGTGAAGGACAAGCCGCAGCTGAAGGTCGTCCAGCGGATCGCGACGGGCGAGAAATACTCGATGATGTTCGCCAAGGACGCGCCGCTGGCCAGCGAAGTGAACGACATCATCACCGAGCTCAAGAAGGATGGCACGATCGCCAAGCTGCATGAGAAGTGGTTCGGCGTCGCCCCTGAGGCGGACACCTCCACCGTCACGGTCATGGACATGCCCTCGCTGAAGTAA
- a CDS encoding amino acid ABC transporter permease, producing MTFFDTFLNFEVLQRSVPMLLSGLWLTLQLGVASIVAGLVLGLILSMLRLYGVAPVRLLTKIYIDVFRSIPLLVLLIVVYYALPFLGVRLSSFASAMTALTLVSGAYTAEIFRAGIEAIPNGQFEASEALGLSHRQTMVDVILPQAIRIVIPPLTNNSINVMKDTALASVVAMPDLLKQATQAQALAANPSPLIGAALIYIVFLWPAVLLVSRLENRFNSGRRV from the coding sequence ATGACGTTTTTTGACACATTCCTGAACTTCGAGGTCTTGCAGCGAAGCGTGCCTATGCTTCTGAGCGGCCTCTGGCTGACGCTTCAGCTGGGCGTGGCGAGCATCGTGGCGGGTCTGGTCCTCGGCCTGATCCTCTCCATGCTTCGACTCTACGGCGTGGCGCCGGTGCGTCTGCTGACGAAGATCTATATCGACGTGTTCCGCTCGATCCCCCTTCTGGTGTTGCTGATCGTTGTCTATTACGCGTTGCCCTTCCTCGGCGTGCGCCTGTCGTCCTTTGCTTCGGCGATGACCGCGCTGACGCTTGTCTCCGGCGCCTATACGGCGGAGATTTTTCGTGCCGGTATCGAGGCGATCCCGAACGGCCAGTTCGAGGCCTCCGAGGCGCTGGGGCTGAGCCACCGCCAGACGATGGTCGACGTGATCCTGCCGCAGGCGATCCGGATCGTGATCCCGCCGCTGACCAACAACTCGATCAACGTGATGAAGGACACAGCGCTCGCCTCCGTGGTCGCGATGCCGGACCTTCTGAAACAGGCGACACAGGCGCAGGCGCTCGCGGCGAACCCCTCGCCGCTGATCGGAGCCGCGCTGATCTACATCGTTTTCCTCTGGCCGGCGGTGCTGCTGGTGTCACGTCTGGAGAACCGTTTCAATTCCGGGAGGCGCGTATGA
- a CDS encoding amino acid ABC transporter ATP-binding protein, with amino-acid sequence MTGYVSIRDLRKYYGSYEALRGINLEIEKGEVVCVIGPSGSGKSTLIRCINRLEDFDRASEIRVDGIPVLPGRALAKVRAEVGMVFQSFNLFPHLTVRENVMLAPRRVRRTSRADAATQAETLLRRVGIVEQADKYPGQLSGGQQQRVAIARALAMEPQVLLFDEPTSALDPEMVGEVLDVMKSLAGTGVTMIVVTHEMGFARQVADRVIFMDGGEVIETGTPEQVLGAPREARTQNFLSAVLSH; translated from the coding sequence ATGACTGGCTATGTGAGCATCCGAGATCTGCGCAAATATTACGGCAGCTACGAAGCGCTGCGCGGGATCAATCTGGAGATCGAAAAAGGCGAAGTAGTTTGCGTGATCGGTCCCTCGGGGTCGGGCAAGTCAACGCTGATCCGCTGCATCAACCGCCTGGAGGATTTCGACCGCGCGAGCGAAATCCGCGTCGACGGCATCCCGGTCCTTCCGGGGCGGGCCTTGGCGAAGGTGCGCGCCGAAGTCGGCATGGTGTTCCAGAGCTTCAATCTCTTCCCGCATCTCACCGTCCGCGAGAACGTCATGCTGGCCCCACGCCGCGTGCGTCGCACCTCCCGGGCCGATGCCGCGACGCAGGCCGAGACACTTCTGCGCCGGGTCGGCATCGTAGAGCAGGCCGACAAGTATCCGGGCCAGCTTTCGGGCGGGCAGCAACAGCGGGTGGCGATTGCCCGGGCGCTCGCGATGGAGCCGCAGGTGTTGCTGTTCGACGAGCCGACCTCCGCGCTCGATCCCGAGATGGTGGGCGAGGTGCTCGATGTGATGAAGTCGCTCGCCGGCACCGGTGTCACGATGATCGTTGTCACGCACGAGATGGGCTTCGCCCGTCAGGTCGCCGATCGGGTGATCTTCATGGATGGGGGTGAGGTCATCGAGACCGGCACGCCCGAGCAAGTGCTTGGTGCGCCGCGTGAAGCCCGCACGCAGAATTTTCTCAGCGCTGTGCTGAGCCATTGA
- a CDS encoding aminotransferase class V-fold PLP-dependent enzyme, which yields MNTAQDAIDLDFIRGHFPGLAADWVFFDNAGGSQIVQGAVDKISEFLIHRNVQTGGSYAVSKAAAEGLMTGREAAKTLVNAARPEEIVFGPSTTQLVRTLASAMRGQLQPGDEIIVSHADHESNIGPWDALREFGIVIKNWPLDQASMSMRLEDLEPLMTPRTKLVCIHHVSNILGSINPVKEFANFVHERGARICVDGVAYAPHRAIDVQDWDVDYYIFSIYKCYGPHMAIMYGKYDLLGELDGQYHYFYGKDKIPGKLEPGNPNYELAFSTVGVVDYLIALGTHLGGEGSDRARLEAAYAGIARQEDVLTGRLISWLEARNDCRIIGRGMEKGRVPTIAFKFDDLNSETVAREMDKFGIAIRFGDFHSRRLVEDLKETGQSGCLRVSMVHYNSVAQVDALTEALASITSQMRMAS from the coding sequence ATGAACACAGCGCAGGACGCGATCGATCTCGACTTCATTCGGGGACATTTTCCGGGGCTCGCCGCCGATTGGGTGTTTTTCGACAACGCGGGCGGCAGCCAGATCGTTCAGGGCGCGGTCGACAAGATCAGCGAGTTCCTGATCCATCGCAACGTGCAGACCGGTGGTAGCTACGCCGTGTCGAAAGCGGCTGCCGAAGGGCTGATGACGGGGCGCGAAGCCGCGAAGACCCTCGTCAATGCCGCGCGCCCCGAAGAGATTGTTTTTGGCCCCTCGACCACGCAACTCGTGCGCACGCTCGCCTCGGCCATGCGCGGCCAGTTGCAGCCCGGCGACGAGATTATCGTCAGCCACGCGGATCACGAGTCCAATATCGGGCCGTGGGATGCGCTGCGCGAATTCGGCATCGTCATCAAGAACTGGCCGCTAGATCAGGCCTCGATGTCAATGCGTCTCGAGGATCTCGAGCCGTTGATGACCCCGCGCACGAAGCTGGTCTGCATCCATCATGTCTCGAACATCCTCGGCTCGATCAACCCGGTGAAGGAGTTTGCGAATTTCGTGCATGAGCGCGGCGCACGCATCTGCGTCGACGGGGTCGCTTATGCGCCGCATCGCGCGATCGACGTGCAGGACTGGGATGTCGATTACTACATCTTCAGCATCTACAAGTGCTACGGGCCGCATATGGCGATCATGTATGGCAAATATGATCTGCTGGGCGAGCTCGATGGCCAGTATCACTATTTCTACGGCAAAGACAAAATCCCGGGAAAGCTTGAGCCCGGCAATCCGAATTACGAGCTGGCGTTTAGCACTGTGGGCGTCGTCGATTACCTGATCGCGCTTGGCACGCATCTGGGTGGCGAGGGAAGCGATCGCGCACGCCTCGAGGCCGCCTATGCAGGCATAGCCCGGCAGGAGGATGTCTTGACCGGACGGCTGATTTCCTGGCTTGAGGCGCGAAACGACTGCCGCATCATCGGGCGCGGGATGGAGAAGGGGCGGGTTCCCACGATCGCCTTCAAGTTCGACGATCTCAACTCGGAGACGGTGGCTCGCGAGATGGACAAGTTTGGCATCGCTATCCGCTTTGGCGACTTCCATTCGCGCCGTCTGGTCGAGGATCTGAAGGAAACCGGGCAGAGCGGCTGCCTTCGCGTCTCGATGGTTCATTACAATTCGGTGGCGCAGGTCGACGCGCTGACCGAGGCGCTTGCGAGTATCACCTCCCAGATGCGGATGGCGTCGTGA